CCAATGTCGATACCGTCGGCCTGACGGAATATCCGGGTGCGCTGATCATCAACAAGCGTTTCTCGAACATTCCGACCGGCGCGCCGATCTTCATGTTCAACTGGGCCGAAGACACGATCATTCGTGAGCGGGTCTTCGTCGCGGCCGACAAGCAGGGCGACTACGAGCTCTACCCGGAACAGCTTCCCGGCAAGCCCGGCGATAGCGGCCCGAGTAACTAAGCCTTGAACCATCATTCCGGCTTCCGTGGTGGCCGGAATGATGGGCGCCCTTTCAATACGCCCGGGAGGCCGGAAAGACCGGTGTCCCGCGCGACGAACGACAGAAGGAAACGGCATGTTCAGGTTTCTGCTTGTCCGCATCGCCTCTGCCATTCCGGTATTGCTTGTCCTGAGCGTGGCGACCTTTGCCATCATCCAGGCGCCGCCCGGTGACTACAGCGACTACATCCGCTCGCAGCTCATCAATCAGGGCGGCGCCTCCTTCGAGGAAGCCGACGCGCAGGCGCAGGCCTATCGCAAGGAGCACGGCCTCGATCAGCCGCTGCCGATCCAGTACGTCAACTGGATGACCGGGATTCTCACGCGCGGCGATTTCGGCCACAGCCTCTATTACAACAAGCCGGTTGCCGACGTCGTCGGCGAACGCCTGCCGCGTACCCTGGCGCTGGCGCTCGTGTGCCACTTTCTGGCGTCGCTTTTCGGCATATCCTTCGGCATCCTTGCCGCGACGCGGCAATATTCCTGGGTCGACAGCCTGCTTTCGACCGTCTCGTTCCTCGGCATGACGGTGCCGCGCTTCCTGATGGCGCTGATCATCGTCTACGTCCTCGTCTTCCATTTCAATGTCAGCGAGATCAACAGCTTCCATTCCGCCCGCTTTGGCGGGGCGCCGTGGTCTTGGGACAAGTTCGTCGATCTGGTGAAGCATGTCTGGCCGGTCGTCGCGATCGCCACCTTCGGCGGCCTCGCCTACAATATGCGCGTCATGCGCGGCAACCTGCTCGATACGCTGAACGCGCAATATGTCGAGACGGCGCGCGCCAAGGGTTTGAGCGAAGGTGCCGTCGTCATGCGGCATGCTGTTCCCAATGCCCTTCACCCGCTGATCATGTATCAGGGTGTCGTGCTTCCCTACATGCTGACCGGCGAGATCGAGACGGCGATCATCTTCGCACTGCCGACGGTCGGCCCGGCCATCGTCGGCTCCATGTGGGTCGGCGACGTCTATGTCACCGCGACCTTCATGCTGGTTCTCTCCGCAACGCTGATCGTCGGCAACATCATCGCCGACCTGCTGCTTGCCGCCCTCGATCCGAGGGTGCGTATGGGAGGACGGGCCCACGCATGAGTGTCGAAACACACAGCACCATCCCGCTCTCCATGCAGCCCAAGGAAAAGCACCATAACGAGAGCTACACCGCGCTCGTTTGGCGCCGCCTCAAGCGATCCTGGACCGGTCTGCTCGGCCTGATCCTCGTCAGCCTGCTGATCCTGATGGCGCTCTTCGCCGATTTCCTGTCGCCCGTCGATCCGAAGGCGACCGGCGTCGGCTTCGCTCCGCCGCAGGCAATCAGCATCCACGACAAGGACGGCAACTTCGTCTTCCCGCCGCGTAGCTATCCGGTGCGCGAGACGGAAGAGCTCGACCCGATCACCTTCCAGCCGGTGATCGGCCCGGATTACGACAATCCGCAGATCCTCGGCTTCTTCGTCAAGGGAGCACCCTACCGGCTTCTCGGTCTCATTCCGGTGGAGCGCCATCTGTTCGGCGCCGTCGATGGCACGGCCGTCCATTTCCTCGGCACCGACAAGTTCGGTCGCGACGTGCTCTCGCGCATTCTCCACGGCTCGCGTATCTCCTTGATGATCGCGCTGATCGTCGTCTTTATCGTCACCGTGGTTGGAACGACCGTCGGCATGGTGTCGGGCTATTTCGGCGGCCGCTTCGATGCCTGGGTGCAGCGTTTCGTCGAACTCGTGCTCGCCTTTCCGCAACTGCCGCTCTATCTGGCGCTCGCCTCGCTGATCCCGGTGACGGCGCCGACCAGCGTGTTCCTCGCCTTCGTCATCATCGTGATGTCGGCGCTCGGCTGGGCGCAGATGTCGCGCGAGGTCCGCGGCAAGACGCTGGCGCTCGCCCGGATCGACTATGTTCGTGCGGCGATCGCGATCGGCGCGACGGACCGGCGCATCATCTTCCAGCACATTTTCCCGAACGTCATGAGTCACGTCATCGTTGCGGTGACGCTGTCGATCCCGCAGGTCGTGCTGCTCGAATCCTTCCTCGGCTTCCTCGGCTTCGCGGTGAAGCCGCCGCTCATTTCCTGGGGGCTGATGCTGCAGGATACGGCAAATTACTCGGCGATCGGGTCCTATCCCTGGATTCTCTCGCCCGTAGCCTTCGTGCTTGTCACCGTCTTCGCCTTCAACGCGCTCGGTGACGGCCTGCGCGACGCAATCGATCCCTATTGAGGAGCACGCCAATGGCGACGACAGAAACCATTGCCCCGGCCCCGGAAGAAAGGCGCGACCTTACGACGAAGGGCGCGAGACCGATCATCGACGTGCGCAAAGTCGCGGTCACCTTCAAGGTCGAGCACGGAACGGTCGAAGCGGTGAAGGACGTTTCCTTCCAGCTCTATCGCGGCGAGACCGTCGCGATCGTCGGCGAGTCCGGCTCCGGCAAGTCGGTGACGGCGCGCAGCATCATGGGTCTTTTGTCCAAGCGCGCCACGATCGCCTCGCATTCCCGCATCGAATATGACGGCAAGGACGTGCTGAAATTTTCCGCGCGGCAGCGCCGGGCGCTCAGGGGCGACCGGATCTCGATGATCTTCCAGGAGCCGATGAGTTCGCTGAACCCGGTCTACACGATCGGCAGCCAGATCATCGAGGCGATCCGCGCCCACCGTCGCGTCAGCCGCCGCGCGGCGAACGAGCGGGCGCTGGAACTGCTGCGCCACGTGCAGATCCCCGACCCGGAAGCGCGGCTCAACCAGTATCCGCATCAGCTTTCCGGCGGCCAGCGCCAGCGGGTGATGATCGCCATGGCGCTCGCCAACGACCCGGACGTACTGATCGCCGACGAGCCGACAACGGCACTCGACGTCACCGTGCAGGCGCAGATTTTGAATCTGATCCGCAAGCTGCAAAAGGAACTCGGCATGGCCGTGATCCTCATCACCCATGATCTGACCGTCGTCCGGCAGTTCTCGGATTACGTCTACGTCATGCAATACGGCGAGGTGAAGGAACACAACACCACCGCCGCGCTTTTCGCCAATCCGCTTCACACCTATACGCGCCGGCTGCTCGCCTCCGAACCTTCGGGCGCGGCCAATCCGCTGCCGGATAATGCACCGATTGTGCTCGACGGCCGGGACGTCAGGGTTTCCTTCATGCTGAAGAAGGGCGGCTTCTTCAAGCCGGAGCTGAAGGAGCTCGTCGCCGTCGACAGCCTGAACCTCCACCTGCGGCGGCACGAAACGTTGGGTCTCGTCGGCGAATCCGGCTCCGGCAAGACCACCTTTGGCCAGGCGCTGATCCGGCTCATCAACACCGACAGGGGGGAGATCTACTTCGATGGTCAGCCGATCCACGGAAAGGACCGCAAGGCGATGCGGCCGCTTCGCTCGCGAATCCAGATCGTCTTCCAGGACCCGTTCGCCTCGCTCAACCCGCGCATGTCGGTCGGCCAGATCATCGAGGAAGGCCTGATCGTCAATGGGATCGGTCAGAATCGCCAGGACCGGTTGGCGCGTGTCGAGGACGCGCTTGTCAGCGCCGGCATGCCGGCCAACATCCTGTCGCGCTTCCCGCACGAGTTTTCCGGCGGCCAGCGCCAGCGCATCGCCATCGCCCGGGCGATCGCGCTCGAGCCGGAGTTCATCCTGCTCGACGAGCCGACCTCGGCGCTCGATCTTTCGGTGCAGGCGCAGATCATCGACCTGTTGCGCAAGCTCCAGGACGAGCGGGGCCTGAGCTATCTTTTCATCTCCCACGATCTCAAAGTCGTGCGCGCGCTCTGCCATCGTGTGGTCGTGATGCAAAACGGCAAGATCGTCGAAGAGGGGCCGGTGAGCGAAATCCTTTCCAATCCCAAGACCGCTTACACCGAACGGCTCGTCAGGGCCGCCTTCGATGTAGCCGCATGAGCTTCAAACAGAGGTATCCCATGACCAGGCAACCCAAGATCACCTTCA
The genomic region above belongs to Sinorhizobium mexicanum and contains:
- a CDS encoding ABC transporter ATP-binding protein translates to MATTETIAPAPEERRDLTTKGARPIIDVRKVAVTFKVEHGTVEAVKDVSFQLYRGETVAIVGESGSGKSVTARSIMGLLSKRATIASHSRIEYDGKDVLKFSARQRRALRGDRISMIFQEPMSSLNPVYTIGSQIIEAIRAHRRVSRRAANERALELLRHVQIPDPEARLNQYPHQLSGGQRQRVMIAMALANDPDVLIADEPTTALDVTVQAQILNLIRKLQKELGMAVILITHDLTVVRQFSDYVYVMQYGEVKEHNTTAALFANPLHTYTRRLLASEPSGAANPLPDNAPIVLDGRDVRVSFMLKKGGFFKPELKELVAVDSLNLHLRRHETLGLVGESGSGKTTFGQALIRLINTDRGEIYFDGQPIHGKDRKAMRPLRSRIQIVFQDPFASLNPRMSVGQIIEEGLIVNGIGQNRQDRLARVEDALVSAGMPANILSRFPHEFSGGQRQRIAIARAIALEPEFILLDEPTSALDLSVQAQIIDLLRKLQDERGLSYLFISHDLKVVRALCHRVVVMQNGKIVEEGPVSEILSNPKTAYTERLVRAAFDVAA
- a CDS encoding ABC transporter permease, translating into MFRFLLVRIASAIPVLLVLSVATFAIIQAPPGDYSDYIRSQLINQGGASFEEADAQAQAYRKEHGLDQPLPIQYVNWMTGILTRGDFGHSLYYNKPVADVVGERLPRTLALALVCHFLASLFGISFGILAATRQYSWVDSLLSTVSFLGMTVPRFLMALIIVYVLVFHFNVSEINSFHSARFGGAPWSWDKFVDLVKHVWPVVAIATFGGLAYNMRVMRGNLLDTLNAQYVETARAKGLSEGAVVMRHAVPNALHPLIMYQGVVLPYMLTGEIETAIIFALPTVGPAIVGSMWVGDVYVTATFMLVLSATLIVGNIIADLLLAALDPRVRMGGRAHA
- a CDS encoding ABC transporter permease is translated as MSVETHSTIPLSMQPKEKHHNESYTALVWRRLKRSWTGLLGLILVSLLILMALFADFLSPVDPKATGVGFAPPQAISIHDKDGNFVFPPRSYPVRETEELDPITFQPVIGPDYDNPQILGFFVKGAPYRLLGLIPVERHLFGAVDGTAVHFLGTDKFGRDVLSRILHGSRISLMIALIVVFIVTVVGTTVGMVSGYFGGRFDAWVQRFVELVLAFPQLPLYLALASLIPVTAPTSVFLAFVIIVMSALGWAQMSREVRGKTLALARIDYVRAAIAIGATDRRIIFQHIFPNVMSHVIVAVTLSIPQVVLLESFLGFLGFAVKPPLISWGLMLQDTANYSAIGSYPWILSPVAFVLVTVFAFNALGDGLRDAIDPY